One window of Nocardia sp. NBC_00508 genomic DNA carries:
- a CDS encoding PH domain-containing protein, producing the protein MGLIDGLMGNAGRIDPGQAQQEYAKLLGNGEQIYAAYLLVRDAMLFTNRRLILIDKQGVTGRKVSYHSVPYRAITHFSVETAGTFDLDAELAIWIAGTPEPLQKRFNRQVDIYEVQGILSHFVAV; encoded by the coding sequence ATGGGTCTGATCGACGGACTAATGGGCAATGCCGGCCGGATCGATCCGGGCCAGGCGCAACAGGAGTACGCCAAGCTCCTCGGCAATGGTGAACAGATCTACGCCGCGTACCTGCTGGTCCGCGACGCCATGCTGTTCACGAACCGCCGCCTGATCCTGATCGACAAGCAGGGGGTAACCGGCCGGAAGGTGAGCTACCACAGCGTCCCCTACCGCGCGATCACACATTTCTCGGTGGAGACCGCCGGCACCTTCGATCTGGACGCCGAACTGGCCATCTGGATCGCGGGCACTCCCGAACCCCTGCAGAAGCGGTTCAACCGCCAGGTGGACATCTACGAGGTGCAGGGCAT